The Loxodonta africana isolate mLoxAfr1 chromosome 5, mLoxAfr1.hap2, whole genome shotgun sequence region TTCCTGAACTACTATGACGCTTGCTCCGAGGGTCTGCGAGAGGCCAGTCCAGCTCTGCGGCTAGGCGGTCCCGGCGACTCCTTTCACCCTCCACCCCGCTCCCCCCTGTGTTGGAGCCTCCTGGGGCACTGCCACAACGGAACTAACTTCTTCACGGGCGAGGTGGGCGTCCGCCTGGACTACATTGCGCTCCACAAAAAGGTGCGGCCAGTCCTTCCGCCCGGAACCCCAGCTTTCCGCCCAGGACCCCGCtggctgccccttcctgcctcccaCCAGCCGAGGTCACGTGAGTTGACCCTGGCGGTGCTGAGGCTGGCTGCTGCCCACAGGGCGCAGGGAGCTCCATCTACATCCTAGAGCAGGAGCAGGAGACCTTGCAGCAGATCCAGCGGCTCTTCCCCAAGTTCACCGACACCCCAGTCTACAACGACGAGGCCGACCCGCTGGTGGGCTGGGCCCTGCCGCAGCCGTGGAGGGCCGACGTGACCTACGCAGCCATGGTCGTGAAGGTGGGCTCGGCCCCGCCCTGGCGCTTCTCCCCGCCTGTGCAGTTGCTAGTCGCTGGGTTTTGTAGGGCACCTCTCCAGGAGCGGCCTTTCTACTGGGGTGCTGGTGTGGGAGCAGGTGGCCGCGGCGGACATGGTCCTAGCCGCCTCCGACATCTGCAGGTCATCGCGCAGCACCAGAATCTGCTGATTGCCAACACCAGCTCCTCCACCCGCTATGCGCTCCTGAGCAACGACAACGCTTTTCTGAGCTACCACCCACACCCCTTCTCACAGCGCACGCTCACTGCCCGCTTCCAAGTCAACAACACGCGCCCGCCCCACGTGCAGCTGCTGCGAAAGCCGGTGCTCACTGCCATGGGGCTGCTGGCCCTGCTCGGTGAGCCCCGCTCCTGTGCCCCCAGCACTACTTGTCCTGGCTCCCCCCCATGGGGCTGCTGGCCCTGCTGGTGAGCCCTGCCCTGTGCCCCGGCATTGCGTCCTCTGCTCTGGGTCAGACTGGAAACAGAATATGCAGACCCTGGGATGGGGTGAGGACTAAGAAGGATCAGGTGGGGCCAAGGCCTCCCTGAGGTGGCGGTGGATAGGCGGGGAAGTCATTCAGGCAGAGGCCCTGAGGCGAGGGGAAAGCAGGAACTGGCCCTGTTTGGGGCTATGCTTGCTGCAGTGCCTGCTTTTTGGGGCTGCCTATCCAAGCCTTTCTGCACCCCCCAGCTCTGTGGGCTACAGAAGCGGTGGAGTGGCTGGGTGACTCCTTTACCAAGAGGAGGAGATGCAAATAGTGGGAAGCCAGGCCTGGAGGCGGGGGGGGAGGGCTCCGACCTCTGCGCGGTGACCCCTCCCTTGAGCTCCCCGCAGATGGCGAGCAGCTCTGGGCGGAGGTGTCACAGGCTGGGACAGTGCTGGACAGCAACCACACGGTGGGCGTCCTGGCCAGCGCCCACAGCCCCTCGGGCCCCGCTGACGCTTGGCGAGCCACGGTGCTGGTCTACGCGAGCGACGACACTCGCGCCCACGCCAATCGCAGCGCCGCCATGACCTTGCACCTGCACGGGGTGCCCCCAGCCCCAGGTGAGCTGCTGGGCTCTTGCCAGCGCGGGTTCGGGCTCCGAACGTGACCGCGAGGGGGTGTGACCGCGAGGTGAGGGCGCGGGGCCgggaggggcggggccggggaGGTGCCGGCCCCAGCGTCCTGCTCCGCAGGGCTCCTCTACGTGACACTCTACCTGGACAACCGGCTGTGCAGCCCTCACGGCGAGTGGCAGCGCCTAGGCCGGCCCGTCTTCCCCTCGGCCGAGCAGTTCCGGCGCATGCGCGCGGCTGAGGTTCGAGGGCGGAGGCGGGGTTTGCACGGGGTGGGATGGAGTCGTCCCTAAGGTCCGGCGGAGGGACGCCAGCCCTGGCCGCGAGGCCCTGAGGTCCGCCGCCACCCCCAGGACCCTGTGGCCATGGCCCCACGCCCCTTCCCCACTGGCGGTCTCCTGACACTGCGCCCGGAGCTGCCGCTGCCCTCCCTGCTGCTGCTGCACGTGTGTGCGCGCCCGGAGACGCCGCCAGGCCAGGCAAGTGGCCGCGCTTCGCCCGCCCGGCCCCCAGGCCAGACCCTGCCCCGCCCTCACTCCGTCACTGCGCCCCCCTCCCCAGGTGACTCGGCTCCGGGTGTTGCCCATGACCCGCGGACAGCTGCTTCTGGTTTGGTCAGATGAACGCGTGGGCTCCAAGTGCGTGAGTGGGGTCGCTGCCCCCAAACTGCACCTGCTCTTTGGTCCCTAGGCTTTTCCTCTTGCACCATGTTTCTTTGCCTAGCCAGTGCACCCACCTCGCCACTGTGTGCATCTCCCTGCCTTGTGTACACTCCTCTGTCCTGCGTACACCTCTCCTGCCCCGTGTGCAGTGCCTTCATCTCTGCGTGCATCTCCCTGCCCTGTGTACCCCCTCATGCCCTGTGTACACCCCCCTGTCCTGCGTACATTTTTCCTGTCCTGCGTACATCCCTCTTGCTCCATGTGTAGCACCCTCTTCACTCCTGCGTGCATCTCCCTGCCCTGTGTACACTCCCCCTTCCCGCGTACATCCCTTCTGCCCCGTGTGCAGAACCCTCTTCACCCAAGTGCATCTCATCTCCCTGCCCTGTGTACACCCCCCTGCCCTGTGTACACCCCCCTGTCCTGCGTACATTTTTCCTGTCCTGCGTACATCCCTCTTGCTCCATGTGTAGCACCCTCTTCACTCCTGCGTGCATCTCCCTGCCCTGTGTACACTCTCCCTTCCTGCGTACATCCCTTCTGCCCCGTGTGCAGCACCCTCTTCGCCCAAGTGCATCTCATCTCCCTGCCCTGTGTACACCCCCCTGCCCTGTGTACACCCCCCTGTCCTGTGTACATTGTTCCTGCCCCGTGTGCAGCATTCTCTTTGCCCGAGTGCATCTCCCTGCCCTGTGTACACCCCCCGTCCTGCATGAATCCATCCTGCCGGTTTGCAGCACCCTCTTCGCTCCTCCATGCATCTCCCTGTCCTTTGTGCACCCCATGTCCTGtgtgtacctctcagtccttTGTGCACTCCCTTGCCCCCACGCACACCCCCTTGCTTCTGCATGCATCCCCTTACCCCTGCATGCATTCTCTGTCCAGGGCATACCTCCCCTACACCCCTGCATGCATCCTCTGTCCAGGGCATACCTCCCCTACACCCCTGCATGCATCCTCTGTCCAGGGCATACCTCCTCTACACCCCTGCATGCATCCCCCAGTCCTGGCTGCTCCTCCCTCCACCACGTGCACCTCTCCTCCCCCACGTGCACTCTCCCTGCCCCCATGTGCACCCCCCTCTCCCAGGtgcacccccctcccccaggtgCACCCTCTCTGTCCCTGTGTGCACCCCCTTTCTGCCGTGTGTACCCCCCTGCCCAATGTGCAGTCCCTCAGTGTGCACACACCAGTGCAAATCAGTGCAGTTGGGCTCTGATCCCTGCTACTCCACCGGTCAGGCCTGTCACCCTTGCTGAGAGTGCCCAGAGGTGTGGGAAGGGCTAGGAAGGGGGGCAGAGGGAATAGGGCCCTGGGTGACCCCTATGCCTCCCACTCCAGGCCTTCAGGGACCCACCCTTGATATGAATTCCCAACTCTGACCCCAGCCTCGGTCCTGACTTTGACCTCCCCAGGTGCCTGTGGACATATGAGATCCAGTTCTCCGAGGAGGGTGGGGTGTATACCCCAGTGAGCAGAAAAGCATCGACCTTTAACCTCTTCGTGTTCAGCCCAGGTGAGCTCACCACCCATACCTGGGCCGCCTTGTTGCTGGGCCTCAGGAAAGCACTGGGTGGGTGGGCACCCAGAGACTTGCTTAAGCTTGtgcggggggagctttggagACTTGGGTGGGTTCAGGTGGGCACACACTCACGGGTACACATGCATCTTTGTTGCCTCAGGCACAGGTGTTGTCTCCGGCTCCTACCGGGTTCGAGCTGTGGACTACTGGGCCCGGCCCGGCCCCTTCTCAGATCCCGTGCAGTACCTGGAGGTCCCTGTCCCGTGAAGGCTGCCACCAGGTGACCCTGTGAGCCTGCACTGACTGTTGAACCTGGGGAAGACCGGGAGTCAAGATGGGCTGGGCGGCCATCAGCTGGTCAGTCGTCAGCTCCGTTTGTCCTATCCTGCCCCTACCACTTAAACTGCTTTTTCTACACGGTGGTCTCGAGGTCAGACTTCGTGAATGAACAAGGGGCAGACCTAGGGGTTAGTGTCCGAGGGTGAGGGCCTGGCTGGGGCAAAGCTGATATCTCCACTCAGAGCCCACTCCCCATACAGACCCCCAGGTGCCTCCGCTTTGATTTGTGGGACACGGCTGTTGAGCCAAGAGAGGTCTGAGCTGCTGGCAAAGGCCCACACATGCTCTTTGCTGCAACTGTGCAGCCCCTGGGGAGAATCCTGGTATCACCCAGGGCTGGGGAGCCTGGCCAGCCAGGCTGGACACCCCATCGCCACTGGGTGAGGGAGGCCCAACTTGGAGCTCCAACCCCTGCATTCCTGACCCATCGTGCAACATGGGGAGCTCAGCCATGAGGGAGGATGTGTGCCTGGGTGCTGAGGCCCTGCTGGGGCTGTTCCTGCACCCTGCCACAGCAGAGGGTGGGGTGGCATCCTTGTAGCCTGGCCCAGACTGGCCAGTGACAGGAAGGGTCGGCAGTGTCCACAGTGGTCTCTGTCACCACCGTGGGGTCATCTCGAGCTGTCTGGGGCCTGGAGAAAGCAGATGGTGTGCTCAGATGAGGATGGCTGGAGAAGAGTTTAGCAAAGGGATTCTTTACAGATGTGTGGCCAGGGGCAGGGAAGCCACAAGAGAGGGTGCAGAATCTTGGGGGCTGTCCCCCCAGGCCAGAAGGGGCAGGGGAAGAAGAAGCCACCCTTTGAGGAGTGGAGACTTTCAGGGATGCCGCCAGCCAGTGGGGCCCTGCTGGGTGGGAGCCAGGGAATAGGGACCACCACTTGTGTCCTGCCCCCTCTAGTGTACTCTCCTGGCTACAGTCATCCACCTGGAAGACAGAGGCATCACGGGACGCTGTGCGTTTCCCTGGAGGTTGTCTTCACATGACTCTGCAGGGGGAGGGGAGCAAGCATTGGGAGGGGCCGGCGAGATGGCACCGGCAATTCTGTTTGCTTCTCCGAATCTTCCTTCTCCGTCCAGGCGAAGAGTTCACGTCACTGTGTGTTTCTGACATGCGGGCCACCAAGTCCTGCCAGCTGCCATATCATGGGAGGGAGATGTCAGCTTGGTCTTAGTTCCACCTGGAATCCAAAGCCATCACCCATTTCCTGCCCCCCTTTCCCCATCGGCGCCTTAGGGCTCTGGGCTGAGTGCCTGGTGGGGCACCCAGACTGTCACCCTCAGGGCCCTGTCCTTTGTGTCTCTGTGGTGGCCAGTTTCCCGCTGACTGTGGTGATTGCACAAGGAGCCATGGCACCATCTCTGAGGTCCAGGCGTCAGCCTCCCTGCCCCCGTTGTGGAGTGGCAGCCCTATTTCTCCATAGTAATTAGGACCCGTCACCCTGACCAGTAAAATAGCCCCTTCTCCGCCTGCTGCTTTTGTGGCTCGAGGAACCTCTAGTGGCCAGGAGGGCATCTCAGCTTCCAGTTTATCCCTGGTGAATACGGCCCGTCCTTGGATACCAGGACTGTCAAACCAACTGAGCCCAAGGCTGGGGGGACAGGGAGGAAACTCCAGAGGTGGACAGTTGGGTGTGGTGGTTCCAGGCCCATGTGTCCTGGCTTTCAACAAAACAGCCATGCGTTTAAGTGTCCACCTCATCCTGGAGGTAGCAGCCCAACCTCAGGTGGTGGTCCCCTGCTGGGCATCAGGAGTCCATCCTGCCACCTGACCAAACCAGGGGCATCCACAGACACCTGTATGAGCAGATTTCACAGCACAGCATGAGCCCCAGGCCACACATCTTGGGTGGTAAATGGGCTCCTGTTGGAAATGATGTGTGGAGGTGCCTTGGCAATAAGTGATCGTCCTGTTCAAAAtgaccaacaccagtccattgcagctcactaatgccgaggCTATCAATCcgtatgcgttccatttcatttttgatggcttccgattttcctagattcatactttgtacattccacgtttctgctattaatggacgtttgcagctgcttcttctcattttgagtcgtggcacatcagcaaatgaaggtccaaaagctttactccgtccatgtcattaagttgactctactttgaagaggcagctcttcctcagtcaccttttgagagccttccaacctaaggggttcgTCTTCCAAcgctacatcagacaatgttctgctgctattcgggaggttttcactggccagttttttcagtggtagactgccaggtccttcctagtctgtcttaatctgaaagcttcgctgaaacctgtccaccaagagtgactgtgctggtatttgaaataccggcagtgaagcttccagcatcatagcaacacataagccaccatagtacgacaACCTGCAGACACGTGGAAGCAAGAAATACTGAGCCCAAAAATGGTGGTGCTGGCAAGGGCATTTCGGGTAGGGATGGAAGTCCACTTCTGCAGTAGGTTCCCTTTTTCCAGTGGGATAACCACCACCTCCTTCGTGATAGAAGGCTGCAGTGTAATCAGGCAGCCACCAGGTTGCTGACTCGCCCCACCCTTCCATGGAGCCATGCTGGTGGCAGGTTGGGCTTGGAGCAGTAGCGAGAGGCAGGTTAGTTTTGGTCAGGGCAAGTCCATGTTGATGAGTCCATACATAGCTTCCATCCCTGCTGCCACCACCACTTTGCATGGGGCCGGCCCGTGGAGTGTTCACtgcgtgtcttagttatctagtattgctacaacagaaa contains the following coding sequences:
- the IDUA gene encoding alpha-L-iduronidase isoform X1, which encodes MCPPRPPAPRSALRPPRSPTALLALVAALLAPHPGSLAEAPLLVRVDAARALRPLRHFWRSTGFCPPLPHDQADQYDLSWDQQLNLAYVGAVPHGGIRQVRTHWLLDLITARGMAGWGLSYNFTNLDAYLDLLRENQLLPGFELMGSPSGRFTDFEDKQQVLEWKRLVSLLARRYLGRYGLEHVSKWNFETWNEPDHHDFDNVSMTTQGFLNYYDACSEGLREASPALRLGGPGDSFHPPPRSPLCWSLLGHCHNGTNFFTGEVGVRLDYIALHKKGAGSSIYILEQEQETLQQIQRLFPKFTDTPVYNDEADPLVGWALPQPWRADVTYAAMVVKVIAQHQNLLIANTSSSTRYALLSNDNAFLSYHPHPFSQRTLTARFQVNNTRPPHVQLLRKPVLTAMGLLALLDGEQLWAEVSQAGTVLDSNHTVGVLASAHSPSGPADAWRATVLVYASDDTRAHANRSAAMTLHLHGVPPAPGLLYVTLYLDNRLCSPHGEWQRLGRPVFPSAEQFRRMRAAEDPVAMAPRPFPTGGLLTLRPELPLPSLLLLHVCARPETPPGQVTRLRVLPMTRGQLLLVWSDERVGSKCLWTYEIQFSEEGGVYTPVSRKASTFNLFVFSPGTGVVSGSYRVRAVDYWARPGPFSDPVQYLEVPVP
- the IDUA gene encoding alpha-L-iduronidase isoform X2; protein product: MSLPGPCVGFPAHALRGATQAQASLEGRGMAGWGLSYNFTNLDAYLDLLRENQLLPGFELMGSPSGRFTDFEDKQQVLEWKRLVSLLARRYLGRYGLEHVSKWNFETWNEPDHHDFDNVSMTTQGFLNYYDACSEGLREASPALRLGGPGDSFHPPPRSPLCWSLLGHCHNGTNFFTGEVGVRLDYIALHKKGAGSSIYILEQEQETLQQIQRLFPKFTDTPVYNDEADPLVGWALPQPWRADVTYAAMVVKVIAQHQNLLIANTSSSTRYALLSNDNAFLSYHPHPFSQRTLTARFQVNNTRPPHVQLLRKPVLTAMGLLALLDGEQLWAEVSQAGTVLDSNHTVGVLASAHSPSGPADAWRATVLVYASDDTRAHANRSAAMTLHLHGVPPAPGLLYVTLYLDNRLCSPHGEWQRLGRPVFPSAEQFRRMRAAEDPVAMAPRPFPTGGLLTLRPELPLPSLLLLHVCARPETPPGQVTRLRVLPMTRGQLLLVWSDERVGSKCLWTYEIQFSEEGGVYTPVSRKASTFNLFVFSPGTGVVSGSYRVRAVDYWARPGPFSDPVQYLEVPVP